From Pseudanabaena sp. PCC 6802, one genomic window encodes:
- a CDS encoding PP2C family protein-serine/threonine phosphatase produces the protein MKLSFAGSSDVGCVRTSNQDSYHIDPDGRFFVVADGMGGHAGGEEASRITTESIGAYLSLEWGKNSPQELLQQAVLKANQAILHDQNIHPVRGDSGTTVVVVMFIDEQPWFCHIGDSRLYRLRGPRLEQVSEDHTWIARAVQTGAVSTDEARNHPWRHMLLQCLGREDLKEITAQKVDFQPGDRLLLCSDGLTEELTDDRIASQLKGNRSCHKAVEALIKAAKSHGGRDNVTVVVIARELNDSN, from the coding sequence ATGAAACTATCATTTGCTGGAAGCTCAGACGTTGGCTGTGTAAGAACATCTAACCAGGATTCCTACCATATCGATCCCGATGGTCGGTTCTTTGTTGTTGCCGATGGTATGGGAGGACACGCTGGTGGGGAGGAAGCGAGCCGAATTACTACAGAATCGATCGGAGCTTATCTGAGCCTGGAGTGGGGCAAAAATTCACCTCAGGAATTACTTCAACAGGCGGTGTTAAAAGCAAATCAAGCGATTCTCCACGACCAAAACATCCACCCCGTACGTGGCGACTCTGGTACAACCGTAGTTGTAGTCATGTTTATTGACGAACAGCCCTGGTTTTGCCACATCGGTGATTCCAGACTCTATCGCCTGCGCGGTCCCCGACTCGAACAGGTGAGCGAAGATCATACCTGGATTGCCAGGGCAGTACAAACCGGTGCAGTTAGCACCGATGAAGCCCGCAACCACCCGTGGCGGCATATGCTACTGCAATGTTTGGGCAGAGAAGATCTCAAAGAGATAACTGCTCAAAAGGTGGACTTTCAACCAGGCGATCGCCTTTTACTGTGCAGTGATGGTTTGACTGAAGAGTTGACGGACGATCGCATTGCCAGCCAGCTTAAGGGAAATCGTTCCTGTCATAAAGCCGTCGAGGCACTAATTAAAGCTGCTAAATCCCACGGAGGACGCGACAACGTCACGGTTGTCGTGATTGCGCGAGAGTTGAATGATAGTAATTGA
- a CDS encoding efflux RND transporter periplasmic adaptor subunit, with amino-acid sequence MTSIRLPSRAIFPFLVAAPIGVMAILSITVLLPALRNPESKFYGSSIGYPAWQRAIGQPIEVQTAIAKYDAVEDSVAAPGESMSLQQVDVRSLVSGTVEKVYVTEGQRVKKGQPLMQIERLTFIDNLNEAKNDLAIAEARLRSLEISMPIKLRQMETELNASQARMSNSHEITAAVEEQSKNYIEEARGLANTSKKKLEQIEMLTREGAISKFQLYNAQDEYASRLRDLRKAQNGYLTDTYSQYNVKDFNLQRQREVLAARQNLELTQKTAGNEIEKARLDFETQQLRLKQAARDLSRTVIYASMDGLVSQTNIHAGELADAKGKDPLLTLSQDIVFRAFVDQARLNAIKVGDRATVRLVAYPGQTFQGKVMQVNPTVATNTSKSKVGGDRQYTYSVWISVQGVSVPPGLQGFAQFSQGKTSLMVPESAVTHLSSGEGMVMVAGADDRAQIKKVKLGRAVNNRREVLEGLAEGDRVVLTPRALNPGDKLAISHKQTT; translated from the coding sequence ATGACTAGCATTCGCTTACCCTCACGGGCAATTTTTCCTTTTTTGGTGGCAGCACCTATAGGTGTGATGGCAATTCTATCTATTACAGTACTTTTGCCAGCGCTGAGGAATCCTGAGTCCAAGTTTTATGGTTCCTCCATCGGCTATCCCGCTTGGCAGAGGGCAATCGGTCAACCTATTGAAGTGCAAACTGCTATAGCCAAATATGATGCTGTAGAAGATAGTGTCGCAGCTCCGGGTGAGTCCATGAGCCTACAGCAAGTAGACGTACGCTCCCTGGTCTCTGGCACGGTAGAGAAAGTTTATGTAACTGAGGGACAGAGAGTCAAAAAAGGTCAACCTCTGATGCAAATCGAACGATTGACATTTATCGATAATCTCAACGAAGCTAAAAACGATCTGGCGATCGCAGAAGCCAGATTGCGCTCCCTAGAAATTTCCATGCCAATCAAACTCAGGCAGATGGAAACTGAATTGAATGCCAGTCAAGCAAGGATGAGTAATTCCCATGAAATTACTGCGGCAGTGGAGGAGCAGTCCAAGAACTATATTGAAGAAGCAAGGGGTTTGGCAAATACTTCCAAAAAGAAATTAGAGCAGATTGAAATGCTTACCCGAGAAGGGGCGATTAGTAAGTTTCAACTATATAATGCTCAAGATGAATATGCATCCCGCCTCAGAGATCTAAGAAAAGCACAGAACGGATATTTAACTGACACCTACAGCCAGTATAATGTTAAGGACTTCAATCTTCAGCGGCAGAGAGAAGTTCTGGCCGCACGGCAAAATTTAGAGCTAACCCAGAAAACCGCTGGCAATGAAATTGAAAAAGCTCGTCTAGATTTTGAGACCCAGCAACTCAGGCTGAAACAAGCGGCGAGAGATTTGAGCAGAACCGTAATTTATGCCAGCATGGATGGCCTGGTCAGTCAAACAAATATTCATGCTGGCGAACTAGCCGATGCCAAGGGCAAAGATCCTCTACTGACATTATCTCAAGATATCGTGTTTAGGGCATTTGTCGATCAAGCTAGATTGAATGCCATTAAAGTAGGCGATCGCGCCACTGTGAGATTGGTTGCTTATCCCGGTCAGACCTTCCAGGGTAAGGTAATGCAAGTGAATCCTACAGTTGCTACAAACACGTCTAAGAGTAAAGTAGGAGGCGATCGCCAGTATACCTATTCTGTGTGGATTTCTGTCCAGGGTGTTTCCGTACCGCCAGGTTTGCAGGGATTTGCGCAATTCAGTCAGGGTAAAACCAGCTTGATGGTGCCAGAAAGTGCAGTGACGCACCTATCTAGTGGCGAAGGCATGGTGATGGTAGCTGGTGCCGACGATCGCGCCCAGATCAAGAAAGTCAAGTTGGGTCGAGCAGTCAACAACCGACGCGAAGTCTTGGAAGGTCTGGCTGAAGGCGATCGGGTTGTGCTTACGCCCAGAGCGCTCAATCCTGGAGATAAGTTAGCAATTTCACATAAGCAAACAACATAA
- a CDS encoding glycosyltransferase family 2 protein: MNSLTTGIQATPATAFSETPLQSRSVTIAIPSFNEEGNLERLFLLLENTFRKLKFDLPVLLIDDGSTDSSPEILTGLMERYAFLRVIRHPSRRGVTEVWRTAIANIHTDWILWGQADLESNPETDIPLLLEACVPGVDAVAGRRLNRGDGKVRASKLANWACQKAFNLEIHDMNWIKLVRRDRVAKLPLQIITHRYLLAILAGIGCKVTEVTTPWHPRHSGTSKFGRKRFLTSAVNFITTWLWFQIEGSAYRDEVKMIQSWSSGPNDTTYMRIPRDKL; encoded by the coding sequence ATGAATAGCTTGACAACAGGAATACAGGCTACGCCTGCAACTGCTTTTTCAGAAACTCCCTTACAAAGTCGCTCGGTTACAATTGCGATTCCTTCCTTCAATGAAGAAGGAAACCTGGAGCGATTGTTTCTTTTATTAGAGAATACATTTCGGAAACTTAAGTTCGATCTACCCGTGTTGCTCATCGATGATGGTAGCACTGACAGTAGTCCTGAGATCTTAACAGGTTTGATGGAACGTTATGCTTTTCTGAGAGTGATTCGCCATCCTAGCAGGCGTGGAGTAACTGAGGTCTGGAGAACGGCGATCGCCAATATTCACACTGATTGGATTCTATGGGGGCAAGCCGATCTAGAATCAAATCCTGAAACTGATATTCCACTTTTGCTAGAAGCTTGCGTGCCTGGTGTAGACGCTGTAGCAGGGCGGCGACTCAATCGTGGTGATGGTAAAGTGCGCGCCTCTAAACTGGCTAACTGGGCTTGTCAAAAAGCCTTTAATCTGGAAATCCATGATATGAATTGGATTAAGCTAGTACGTCGCGATCGGGTGGCAAAGCTGCCGTTGCAAATTATTACGCATCGCTATCTTCTGGCAATTTTGGCGGGTATCGGTTGCAAGGTAACCGAGGTTACCACGCCCTGGCACCCCCGCCATTCTGGTACTAGCAAGTTTGGGCGAAAACGCTTTTTGACTTCAGCGGTTAACTTTATCACTACCTGGCTGTGGTTCCAGATCGAAGGAAGTGCTTATCGCGACGAAGTGAAGATGATACAAAGTTGGAGTTCTGGTCCGAATGATACCACCTATATGAGAATCCCTAGGGATAAACTCTAG
- a CDS encoding ABC1 kinase family protein — protein sequence MSGLSSEPTYRWSQENYSQLARTVDIWRTVLLFLWYNWLDRKKWSYVGGKTEEAQKKRRRKRAIWLRESLLQLGPTFIKVGQLFSTRADLFPAEYVEELSKLQDRVPAFGCEKVGKIIETDLGKPIAAMFRHFDPVPIAAASLGQVHKAQLHSGEEIVVKVQRPGLMKLFAIDLTILQQIATYYQNHPRYGKGRDWLGIYNECKRILYQEADYLNEGRNADLFRRNFRHDPRIVVPRIYWRFTSKRVLSLEYMPGIKVSNYEALEAAGIDRKALAAIGAESYLQQLLNHGFFHADPHPGNLAVTSSGGLIFYDFGMMGQIQPITKEKLLRTFFGIAKKDADGVISSLVELGALEISGDIGPVTRSVQYMLDNFMGKPFEKQSIAAISDDLYEIAYDRPFRFPATFTFVMRAFSTLEGLGKGLDPEFNFMEVAKPFATSLMENGNSKDPGSLSATFLGEIGRQAAQMGNSAFNLPRKIEDTIVKLERGDLRLRVKSQETDRILRRISNIGIGAIYSILWAAASLSATILLVNKLYIIAGIALAIGIFFLIALLRLLIRIDRSERTF from the coding sequence GTGTCAGGGCTGTCGTCTGAACCTACCTATCGCTGGAGCCAGGAAAATTACTCCCAACTAGCCCGTACTGTAGACATTTGGCGCACAGTACTGCTGTTTCTTTGGTACAACTGGCTGGATCGGAAAAAGTGGAGTTATGTCGGGGGGAAAACCGAGGAAGCGCAAAAAAAAAGGAGGCGCAAGCGCGCCATCTGGCTGCGGGAATCTTTGTTGCAACTTGGCCCGACATTTATTAAAGTCGGTCAGTTATTCTCCACCCGTGCCGATTTATTCCCCGCCGAATATGTGGAGGAGTTATCTAAGTTACAGGATCGGGTACCAGCATTTGGCTGCGAAAAGGTTGGCAAGATTATTGAAACGGATTTAGGCAAGCCGATCGCCGCCATGTTCCGCCACTTCGATCCGGTGCCGATCGCCGCTGCCAGTTTGGGGCAAGTTCATAAAGCCCAACTACATTCCGGCGAAGAGATTGTTGTCAAGGTGCAGCGTCCGGGGTTAATGAAATTATTTGCGATCGACCTCACCATCTTGCAGCAGATTGCCACCTACTACCAAAATCACCCGCGTTACGGCAAGGGCCGCGACTGGTTGGGTATTTATAACGAATGCAAGCGCATCCTTTATCAAGAAGCTGATTACCTCAACGAAGGACGCAATGCCGATCTATTTCGACGCAATTTTCGACACGATCCTCGCATTGTCGTACCAAGAATCTACTGGCGATTTACTTCTAAGCGGGTTTTGTCCTTAGAGTACATGCCCGGCATTAAAGTTAGTAACTACGAAGCCTTAGAAGCAGCCGGTATAGATCGTAAAGCCCTGGCTGCGATCGGGGCGGAATCTTACCTGCAACAATTGCTCAATCATGGCTTTTTCCACGCCGATCCCCACCCTGGCAATCTAGCCGTCACCAGTTCCGGCGGGTTGATTTTTTATGATTTTGGTATGATGGGACAAATCCAGCCAATTACCAAAGAAAAATTACTGCGCACGTTCTTTGGCATTGCCAAAAAGGATGCGGACGGGGTGATTTCTTCGTTAGTTGAGCTGGGTGCTTTAGAAATATCTGGAGATATTGGCCCCGTGACCCGTTCCGTGCAATATATGCTGGATAACTTCATGGGTAAGCCATTTGAAAAGCAGTCGATCGCTGCCATCAGCGACGACCTGTACGAGATTGCCTACGATCGCCCCTTTAGGTTCCCAGCCACATTTACATTTGTGATGCGGGCATTTTCTACACTAGAGGGTTTAGGTAAAGGCTTAGATCCGGAGTTTAACTTTATGGAGGTGGCAAAACCTTTTGCTACAAGTCTGATGGAGAATGGCAATTCAAAAGATCCAGGCAGTTTATCAGCCACCTTTCTAGGCGAGATTGGCAGGCAAGCAGCGCAGATGGGCAACTCTGCCTTTAACCTGCCGCGTAAAATTGAGGACACAATTGTTAAATTAGAGCGTGGCGATCTGCGTTTGCGGGTAAAATCGCAGGAAACTGACCGGATCCTGCGACGCATCAGCAATATAGGTATTGGTGCCATTTACTCTATACTTTGGGCGGCGGCAAGCCTGTCAGCAACTATTCTATTAGTTAACAAATTGTACATAATTGCAGGAATTGCCCTGGCAATTGGTATCTTTTTCCTAATTGCACTGTTGCGATTGCTGATCCGCATAGATCGCTCAGAGCGCACGTTTTAA
- a CDS encoding sulfite exporter TauE/SafE family protein, whose product MLEVIFLCGFSGLAGFIDSIVGGGGLIQLPALFIFLPQIAVPTIFGTSKLAAIAGTSIAVVQYTRHVKISWRATLPSAIAAFIFSFLGARIVSLINPAMLRPAILVLLIAVAIYTFVKKDFGNLHAPKLEAAMQLWVGIAIGAIIGFYDGFFGPGTGSFLTFAFIGLFGFDFLNAAASARVVNFATNLSAMLYFAATGNILYQVALPMAVCNITGSLIGSRMALTKGSQFIRVLFLVVVSALILKFAYDLLKP is encoded by the coding sequence TTGCTCGAAGTTATCTTTCTATGCGGGTTTTCTGGTTTAGCAGGATTTATCGACTCTATCGTCGGTGGTGGCGGTCTAATTCAATTGCCCGCCCTATTTATCTTTTTACCGCAGATCGCAGTACCCACTATTTTCGGCACTAGTAAGCTAGCAGCGATCGCTGGCACCTCAATAGCAGTCGTGCAATACACCAGGCATGTCAAGATTAGCTGGAGGGCTACTTTACCAAGCGCGATCGCGGCATTTATATTTTCATTCCTAGGCGCGCGCATAGTGAGCTTAATTAACCCTGCCATGCTGCGTCCGGCAATTTTAGTGCTTTTAATTGCTGTTGCCATCTACACGTTTGTCAAGAAAGACTTTGGCAATTTGCACGCGCCGAAACTAGAGGCGGCAATGCAATTATGGGTGGGGATCGCGATCGGGGCAATAATCGGCTTTTATGATGGCTTTTTCGGGCCGGGGACGGGCAGTTTCCTCACCTTTGCTTTTATTGGCTTATTTGGATTTGACTTCCTCAATGCGGCTGCCTCGGCGCGTGTAGTTAACTTTGCCACCAATCTCTCCGCCATGCTGTATTTTGCTGCTACAGGAAATATTCTTTATCAGGTTGCCTTACCTATGGCAGTTTGCAATATCACTGGTTCTCTAATCGGTTCAAGAATGGCCTTGACCAAAGGTAGCCAGTTTATTAGAGTTCTATTTCTAGTAGTGGTATCTGCTTTGATTTTGAAATTTGCCTATGACTTGCTAAAACCTTGA
- a CDS encoding DUF6825 family protein, protein MGNPLTRAFFIGRATAEALVDLLEDSLTDALSALGKFDAEQREKFRNFADNVVTKATQAENAVYQTSSASESLDLQEVIDNLRAEIAQLKSELQEYRNQKQD, encoded by the coding sequence ATGGGAAACCCACTAACTCGTGCTTTTTTCATTGGTAGAGCTACCGCCGAGGCTCTAGTCGATCTCTTGGAAGACAGCTTAACTGATGCCCTAAGCGCCTTGGGTAAATTCGATGCGGAACAACGGGAAAAATTCCGTAACTTTGCAGATAATGTGGTTACAAAAGCAACCCAGGCAGAAAACGCTGTTTACCAAACGAGTAGCGCATCCGAGTCGCTAGATTTGCAGGAAGTAATTGATAATTTGCGCGCAGAGATCGCTCAACTTAAGTCGGAACTGCAAGAGTACCGCAACCAAAAGCAAGACTAA
- a CDS encoding glycosyltransferase family 4 protein — MNLKDKHILVVSSVYPLTVDGNHGAFVRESILRLQSTGAKFAVFAPAYEGCTDRILDSIPIYRFRYCLKPFENLVRDGAPTKLQKQPLYLIVAALYILLGTVQLFWLCLRRKPDLLQIHWPFPHGLMALPSMKLLGIPAVFSCHGAELLLSNKFKFVSRVLAWLFPMAKGITANSSFTYKLIRKIFTGSVQIIPYGQTIEAKPVKHRSFHDPDDPARLLFVGRLDERKGLKYLLDALPLVLAERKICLRIVGKGFLEAELRSQSRELGLDRLVSFLGFVSKEELADEYANCDIFVLPAIVDSKGDTEGLGVVLIEALAHAKPVVATNVGGIPDVIVSGKTGQLVPEKDVRSLAQAILNVLAKPEIFTEMGLKGLEDIQTRFSWERIVPMWERVFMDALSDTGIVEFRTTDDRVDSAAEFPELEAKGFARK; from the coding sequence ATGAATCTCAAAGACAAGCACATACTTGTTGTTAGTTCTGTCTACCCTCTAACGGTAGATGGAAATCATGGTGCGTTTGTGCGCGAATCCATTTTAAGGTTGCAGTCCACTGGTGCGAAGTTCGCCGTGTTTGCACCTGCCTATGAGGGTTGTACCGATCGCATCCTGGACAGTATTCCAATCTATCGTTTTCGTTATTGCCTGAAGCCGTTTGAAAATCTCGTGCGCGATGGCGCGCCAACTAAATTGCAAAAGCAGCCTCTTTATCTGATAGTGGCAGCACTCTATATCCTCTTAGGAACTGTGCAATTATTCTGGTTATGTCTGCGCCGCAAACCCGATCTACTTCAAATTCATTGGCCTTTTCCGCACGGTTTGATGGCACTGCCATCGATGAAGCTGCTCGGTATCCCTGCTGTATTTAGTTGCCATGGGGCTGAACTTCTCTTAAGTAACAAATTTAAGTTTGTCTCCAGAGTGCTCGCCTGGTTGTTCCCAATGGCTAAGGGAATCACTGCGAACTCCTCTTTTACTTATAAGTTGATTCGCAAAATTTTTACGGGATCTGTACAGATTATTCCCTACGGTCAGACTATTGAAGCAAAACCAGTCAAGCATAGATCGTTCCACGATCCCGACGATCCCGCGCGCTTGTTATTCGTGGGCAGACTCGACGAGCGCAAAGGACTGAAGTATCTTTTAGACGCTTTACCACTGGTACTAGCAGAGAGAAAGATATGTTTGCGCATTGTTGGGAAGGGCTTCTTAGAAGCAGAGCTGCGATCGCAATCCCGCGAACTAGGTTTAGATCGTTTGGTTAGCTTCTTGGGATTTGTAAGTAAAGAGGAACTGGCTGATGAATATGCCAACTGCGATATTTTTGTACTGCCAGCGATCGTGGATAGTAAAGGTGATACTGAGGGTTTGGGAGTAGTTCTAATTGAAGCACTAGCCCATGCTAAGCCAGTTGTGGCGACAAATGTAGGTGGCATACCAGATGTCATCGTCTCTGGTAAAACAGGTCAGTTAGTACCAGAAAAAGATGTTCGATCGCTAGCTCAAGCTATTTTGAATGTTTTAGCAAAGCCCGAGATCTTTACAGAAATGGGGTTGAAAGGGTTAGAGGATATACAAACTCGCTTTAGTTGGGAACGTATCGTACCCATGTGGGAACGAGTATTTATGGATGCCCTTAGCGACACTGGAATTGTTGAATTCCGAACAACTGACGATCGCGTCGATAGCGCAGCAGAATTTCCAGAACTGGAAGCTAAGGGATTTGCTCGCAAATAA
- a CDS encoding type II toxin-antitoxin system RelE/ParE family toxin — protein sequence MKYSIEISSVAEAEADKAFLRLSQVTSPAKASQWYSGLLKSIASLSQMPKRCPLARENKYFTQEIRQLLYGQGRNSYRVLFTILEGQSGSTVRILHIRHASQKAVGEVTEETDGT from the coding sequence ATGAAGTATAGTATCGAAATTTCAAGTGTGGCAGAAGCTGAGGCAGACAAAGCATTTCTACGGTTATCGCAAGTTACTTCTCCTGCAAAGGCGAGCCAATGGTATTCAGGGCTGCTAAAGTCGATCGCATCTCTGTCCCAAATGCCTAAACGTTGTCCCCTGGCACGAGAAAATAAGTATTTTACTCAGGAGATCCGCCAATTACTCTACGGTCAAGGGCGTAATTCGTATCGAGTCCTTTTCACAATTTTAGAAGGACAGAGTGGTTCAACAGTTCGCATTCTCCATATTCGTCATGCATCACAGAAAGCTGTTGGTGAAGTAACAGAGGAAACAGACGGAACCTAA